A stretch of the Bordetella genomosp. 8 genome encodes the following:
- a CDS encoding glycosyltransferase family 2 protein, with product MSIVVLTYQRRGELLGNLERLLRRNPGVPVIVVDNGSRDGTADAVAAAYPGVTLVRAPGNLGAAGRNLGVAVATTPYIAFCDDDTCWEVGALAEAQRLLDGAPRAGVINAAVRVGPSGRLDATCLAMSRSPLGRGPLGTTRLLGFMAGACVVRRQAYLQAGGYEARYFIGGEEALMALDLATLGWDMLYAGQVATWHYPSPNRDRPGRRRLLSRNDLWTAWLRLPAGVAWAATWTVLRECRQHGDALRVLGAALAGAAWILRARRCISAAVECQRQRVANTVTAEDAVLIHDAQILPSLRTSHGHEACATRVHPGRTPQETLMTMHRDTESRADEKALTDHSGDAQDHAVLRPDTGPRSDPPPRSLQNRPLDPNSSAEKTFPPGVDAADVLDPGRQTPGAPPVDNRSGQKR from the coding sequence GTGTCCATCGTCGTGCTGACCTACCAGCGGCGCGGGGAACTGCTCGGCAACCTGGAGCGGCTGCTGCGCCGGAATCCCGGGGTGCCCGTGATCGTGGTCGACAATGGTTCGCGTGACGGGACGGCGGACGCCGTCGCCGCGGCCTACCCCGGCGTGACGCTCGTGCGCGCTCCCGGCAATCTCGGCGCCGCCGGCCGCAATCTGGGGGTGGCGGTCGCCACCACCCCCTATATCGCCTTCTGCGACGACGATACCTGCTGGGAAGTCGGCGCGCTGGCCGAGGCCCAGCGGCTGCTGGACGGCGCGCCACGCGCGGGCGTCATCAACGCCGCCGTGCGCGTCGGGCCCAGCGGCAGACTCGACGCCACCTGCCTGGCCATGTCCCGCAGCCCGCTGGGCCGTGGCCCCTTGGGCACCACGCGGCTGCTGGGCTTCATGGCCGGCGCGTGTGTCGTGCGGCGCCAGGCCTACCTGCAGGCCGGCGGCTACGAAGCCCGTTATTTCATAGGCGGCGAAGAAGCGTTGATGGCCCTGGACCTGGCGACCTTGGGCTGGGACATGCTCTACGCGGGGCAGGTCGCGACCTGGCATTACCCATCTCCAAACCGAGACCGCCCCGGCAGAAGGCGGCTGCTCAGCCGCAACGACCTGTGGACGGCCTGGTTGCGGTTGCCCGCGGGCGTCGCCTGGGCCGCGACATGGACCGTGCTGCGGGAGTGCCGCCAGCACGGCGATGCGCTCCGGGTGCTGGGAGCAGCACTGGCGGGGGCGGCCTGGATCCTGCGGGCACGCCGTTGCATCTCGGCGGCGGTCGAATGCCAACGCCAACGGGTCGCCAATACCGTCACCGCCGAGGACGCCGTACTCATCCACGATGCGCAAATCTTGCCAAGCCTGCGCACATCGCACGGGCACGAGGCGTGCGCCACTCGCGTGCATCCAGGCCGCACACCCCAGGAGACGCTCATGACGATGCACCGCGACACAGAGAGCCGGGCTGACGAAAAAGCCCTCACCGACCATAGCGGCGACGCACAAGATCACGCAGTTTTACGTCCCGATACAGGCCCCCGCTCCGATCCGCCCCCGCGCTCGTTGCAGAACCGGCCGCTCGACCCTAACTCCTCGGCAGAAAAGACTTTTCCCCCGGGCGTGGACGCGGCCGACGTGCTCGATCCGGGCCGGCAGACTCCCGGGGCACCGCCCGTGGACAATCGATCGGGGCAAAAGCGCTAG
- a CDS encoding hemerythrin domain-containing protein, which yields MNKAEIPLAQRDALTLMLDDHSTIKKLFKDFGKTDDPEIRESIAHEACMTLTVLAQIEEELFYPFVRAQNPAAFGRLLDKAVVEHGVARNLVAQIQGMTSDDPLFHARVSVLGDYISHHIEEEEGELFPKLVVLNVDLRAVAKKMQQRKEEIATVAHIA from the coding sequence ATGAATAAGGCGGAAATCCCTCTCGCACAGCGCGATGCCCTGACCCTGATGCTGGACGATCATTCCACGATCAAAAAGCTTTTCAAGGATTTCGGGAAAACGGATGACCCGGAAATCCGCGAATCGATTGCCCACGAGGCCTGCATGACCTTGACGGTCCTGGCCCAGATCGAAGAAGAATTGTTCTACCCCTTCGTCCGTGCCCAGAACCCCGCCGCTTTCGGCCGGCTGCTGGACAAGGCCGTGGTCGAACATGGCGTGGCGCGCAATCTGGTTGCCCAGATCCAGGGCATGACCAGCGACGACCCCCTGTTCCATGCCCGCGTGTCGGTGTTGGGCGACTACATCAGCCACCACATCGAAGAAGAGGAAGGCGAACTCTTCCCGAAGCTGGTCGTGCTGAACGTCGATCTGCGCGCCGTCGCCAAGAAGATGCAGCAGCGCAAGGAAGAAATCGCCACCGTGGCCCATATCGCGTGA
- a CDS encoding DUF4142 domain-containing protein: protein MKHWVRIIGVSLLWVTGPCLAQAQEVDRADAAFMERAAQAGSFEIAASQLAQRKAEHDEVKRYARTMLDEHADMAGQLKALAAARKVSLPGAISSSQTHVMEALDAKNGTDFDLAYADDVAIAAHQAAVALFVDAAEHGKDPEVKAFAQQMLPNLKAHLDAGLALRKSLAASGKASPEESAPAASSGAPGAVSPASREAPPTLLPGDKGAPKP from the coding sequence ATGAAACACTGGGTGCGCATAATCGGGGTATCGCTATTGTGGGTGACTGGGCCTTGCCTGGCGCAGGCCCAGGAGGTTGATCGCGCCGACGCGGCGTTCATGGAGCGAGCGGCCCAGGCCGGCAGCTTCGAGATCGCCGCGAGCCAATTGGCCCAGCGCAAGGCGGAGCATGACGAGGTCAAGCGCTACGCGCGTACCATGCTGGACGAGCATGCGGACATGGCAGGCCAGCTCAAGGCCCTGGCGGCAGCGCGCAAGGTCTCCCTGCCAGGGGCGATATCTTCCAGCCAGACGCACGTCATGGAAGCCCTCGACGCCAAGAACGGGACGGATTTCGATCTTGCCTATGCCGACGACGTGGCCATCGCGGCCCACCAGGCCGCGGTCGCGCTTTTCGTCGACGCCGCCGAGCATGGCAAGGATCCGGAGGTCAAGGCCTTTGCCCAGCAGATGCTGCCCAATCTGAAGGCGCACCTGGACGCTGGACTGGCGCTGCGCAAGAGCCTGGCCGCCAGCGGGAAGGCAAGTCCGGAGGAAAGCGCGCCCGCCGCCAGTTCCGGCGCCCCCGGCGCCGTATCGCCGGCGTCGCGCGAGGCGCCGCCCACATTGCTGCCGGGTGACAAGGGCGCGCCCAAGCCCTGA
- a CDS encoding glycosyl transferase: protein MQDTMQIFVGCDPNNGDLEQMMVLDYSLRKHASLPVRVHWMRLTHDPASPWYCDPARGRGWRTETWSTPFSALRWSLPACRGYQGRALYMDADMLVLDDLAALWTMPLRDKAVMAARHNGGQSGRPDWLYCVTLWDCARARRHLPALEDMRKDPQLHRRLKKYFSRRPELIHAIDPRYNCIDGENRAADEMGVLHYSDMSTQFSHGYAMARRQAEGAEHWYDGPVRAHPRADLAALFHRYYQEALDAGHRPDDYRVPAFGRLPKASQQDYPGNVRRVRQGWTRRLFAASGLFRRA from the coding sequence ATGCAGGACACCATGCAGATCTTCGTCGGCTGCGATCCCAACAATGGCGACCTCGAACAAATGATGGTGCTGGACTACAGCCTGCGCAAGCACGCTTCATTGCCCGTGCGCGTACATTGGATGCGATTGACGCACGATCCAGCGAGCCCCTGGTACTGCGATCCCGCTCGCGGACGTGGCTGGCGCACGGAAACCTGGTCGACACCCTTTTCCGCCCTGCGCTGGAGCCTGCCGGCCTGCCGTGGCTACCAGGGGCGCGCGCTGTACATGGATGCCGACATGCTGGTCCTGGACGACCTGGCGGCGCTGTGGACCATGCCCCTGCGCGACAAGGCCGTGATGGCCGCGCGCCACAACGGCGGCCAGTCGGGGCGCCCCGACTGGCTCTACTGCGTGACGCTGTGGGACTGCGCACGCGCGCGCCGCCATCTGCCGGCGCTGGAAGATATGCGGAAAGATCCCCAGCTGCATCGCCGGCTCAAGAAGTACTTTTCGCGACGCCCGGAATTGATCCACGCCATCGATCCCCGCTACAACTGCATCGACGGCGAGAACCGGGCCGCGGATGAAATGGGCGTCCTGCACTACTCGGACATGAGCACGCAGTTCAGCCATGGATACGCGATGGCCCGCCGCCAGGCGGAAGGCGCGGAGCACTGGTATGACGGGCCGGTGCGCGCGCACCCGCGCGCCGACCTGGCCGCGCTGTTCCACCGCTACTACCAGGAAGCCCTGGATGCCGGCCACCGGCCGGACGACTATCGGGTACCCGCCTTCGGCCGGTTGCCCAAGGCGTCGCAACAGGATTATCCCGGCAACGTGCGGCGCGTCAGGCAGGGCTGGACCCGCCGGCTGTTCGCTGCGTCGGGGCTGTTCAGGCGCGCCTGA
- a CDS encoding chloride channel protein, whose product MNSTGTIERSVADYLRVIVLAITTGVLGALAAHAFRWSLEHASERMFDSAADITEVFAGLPWYARIALPTLGGAIAALILVQAQRREKRAGVVSEYLETIDGKMASIPVLPSLLRCVSSFFSIVSGGSIGKEGAMVQLSATVGSAFCKRVLPGLRGADFRLAVAMAATGGLTAVYHTPLAAVIFVAEIAFGSLELRRIGYLFTAAVASAWTTSMLGQFNPLYDLPAYAFDFTANSVLAVVALGLVAGAVGSAFLWGVRYSRNLFARLFASPVWRMSLGGLIVGIITLAAPDVTGNGFAPIERLLDGHPMATPLLILLVLKVVATIATVGSGAIGGLFTPSLLIGALTGAACAPLAAQVFGVQDGVVLLGVLGMAAALAATTQAPLMSTLMVFEMTSEPTFVFPLMIATVAAYAVSMLFRLTGTYEVIARHRARDMRRALLADATAGGVMRPVGLLAPVSASLEEALRIGLAQRNRFVFLIDAGGRFAGAVWVNDLMARVNAGEGREATLARMATTDFPVVYADQRLLDVWQTVVESPAERTPVLSDREGRQVVGMLQKSELLKQAGSLFT is encoded by the coding sequence TTGAACAGTACAGGCACGATCGAACGGTCCGTCGCGGACTACCTTCGCGTGATCGTCCTGGCGATCACCACCGGCGTGCTGGGCGCGCTGGCCGCGCATGCGTTTCGCTGGAGCCTGGAACACGCGTCGGAGCGCATGTTCGACAGCGCCGCGGATATCACCGAAGTGTTCGCCGGCTTGCCCTGGTACGCGCGCATCGCCTTGCCGACGCTGGGCGGCGCCATCGCCGCGCTCATCCTGGTCCAGGCGCAGCGCCGCGAAAAGCGCGCCGGCGTCGTCTCCGAGTACCTGGAAACCATAGACGGCAAGATGGCCAGCATCCCGGTGCTGCCGTCGCTGCTGCGCTGCGTGTCGTCGTTCTTCTCCATCGTGTCCGGCGGCTCCATCGGCAAGGAAGGCGCCATGGTGCAATTGTCCGCCACCGTGGGTTCGGCCTTCTGCAAGCGCGTGCTGCCCGGCCTGCGCGGCGCCGATTTCCGGCTGGCGGTGGCCATGGCCGCCACCGGCGGCCTGACCGCGGTCTACCACACGCCCCTGGCGGCGGTCATCTTCGTCGCCGAGATAGCATTCGGTTCGCTCGAATTGCGGCGCATAGGCTACCTGTTCACCGCCGCGGTCGCATCGGCCTGGACTACCAGCATGCTGGGGCAGTTCAATCCGCTGTATGACCTGCCCGCATACGCCTTCGACTTCACGGCCAACAGCGTGCTGGCGGTGGTGGCGTTGGGACTGGTGGCCGGCGCCGTGGGGTCGGCGTTTCTCTGGGGCGTGCGCTACTCGCGCAATCTGTTCGCGCGGTTGTTTGCCTCGCCGGTGTGGCGCATGAGCCTGGGTGGCCTGATCGTCGGCATCATCACACTGGCGGCGCCCGATGTCACCGGCAACGGTTTCGCGCCCATCGAGCGGCTGCTGGATGGCCATCCCATGGCCACGCCCTTGCTGATCCTGCTGGTGTTGAAAGTCGTCGCCACCATCGCCACGGTGGGTTCGGGCGCCATCGGCGGGCTGTTCACACCGTCGCTGTTGATAGGCGCCCTGACCGGCGCTGCCTGTGCGCCGCTGGCCGCGCAGGTGTTCGGCGTGCAGGACGGCGTCGTGCTGCTGGGCGTGCTGGGCATGGCCGCCGCGCTCGCGGCCACCACGCAGGCGCCGCTGATGTCGACCCTGATGGTGTTCGAGATGACCAGCGAACCCACCTTCGTATTCCCGCTGATGATCGCGACCGTGGCGGCCTATGCGGTCTCCATGCTGTTCCGCCTGACGGGCACCTATGAGGTCATCGCGCGGCATCGCGCGCGGGATATGCGTCGTGCGCTGCTGGCGGACGCGACCGCCGGAGGCGTGATGCGGCCGGTCGGGCTGCTGGCCCCCGTGTCGGCGTCGCTCGAGGAAGCCTTGCGGATCGGCCTCGCGCAGCGCAACCGTTTCGTCTTCCTGATCGACGCCGGCGGACGTTTCGCCGGCGCGGTGTGGGTCAATGACCTGATGGCGCGGGTCAACGCCGGCGAGGGCCGGGAGGCCACGCTGGCGCGCATGGCGACGACCGACTTCCCGGTCGTCTACGCGGACCAGCGGCTGCTGGATGTCTGGCAGACGGTGGTGGAGTCGCCCGCCGAACGCACGCCGGTGCTGAGCGACCGCGAAGGCCGCCAGGTGGTCGGCATGCTGCAGAAGAGCGAGCTGCTGAAACAGGCCGGTAGCCTGTTCACATGA
- a CDS encoding LysR family transcriptional regulator, giving the protein MDLSLRDLSYFLAVVAHGHMGRAASACAVTQPALSKSLKRLEDETGLVLFDRAGRAIRPTSAGLAFAEHARKVVNQYEDAVRHAQGLRSGGGGLLRLGATAATMDTVVMPALEVLLPRQPELRVVLTLGLSDELPDLVERGDLDLAVAPADGARGGVLRQDAMGHDLLRLVASRRHPLFKHPALSLADLADQRWILPKRTSVARQRLDASFARADQPLPRAALEVDFISAGALQLVAGTDLLTVAPDSLLADAGTGVAALPVDAALPLKRDISLLSRRQAVWSPMMKALRAVLRSRP; this is encoded by the coding sequence ATGGATCTTTCGCTGCGGGATCTCTCGTATTTTCTGGCTGTCGTCGCCCATGGCCATATGGGGCGCGCGGCATCCGCCTGCGCGGTGACCCAGCCCGCCTTGTCGAAATCGCTCAAGCGGCTGGAAGATGAAACCGGCCTGGTGCTGTTCGACCGCGCGGGCCGCGCCATCCGCCCGACGTCCGCGGGCCTGGCCTTCGCCGAGCACGCGCGCAAGGTCGTCAATCAATACGAGGATGCGGTGCGGCACGCGCAGGGGTTGCGCAGCGGCGGCGGCGGGCTGTTGCGGTTGGGCGCCACCGCCGCCACCATGGATACCGTCGTGATGCCCGCGCTGGAAGTGCTGCTGCCACGGCAGCCGGAGCTGCGGGTGGTCCTGACCCTCGGGCTTTCCGATGAATTGCCCGATCTGGTCGAGCGCGGCGACCTGGACCTGGCCGTCGCGCCGGCCGATGGCGCCCGCGGGGGCGTGCTGCGCCAGGATGCCATGGGCCATGACCTGCTGCGCCTGGTGGCCAGCCGCCGCCATCCTCTGTTCAAGCATCCGGCGCTGTCGCTGGCGGACCTGGCCGATCAGCGCTGGATACTGCCCAAGCGCACGTCGGTGGCGCGCCAGCGGCTGGATGCCTCCTTCGCGCGCGCGGACCAGCCGTTGCCGCGCGCCGCGCTCGAGGTCGACTTCATCTCGGCCGGCGCGCTGCAACTGGTCGCGGGCACCGACCTGCTGACCGTGGCGCCGGACTCCCTGCTGGCGGACGCCGGCACCGGCGTGGCCGCCTTGCCGGTCGACGCCGCGCTGCCGCTGAAGCGCGACATCTCCCTGTTGAGCCGGCGCCAGGCGGTCTGGTCGCCGATGATGAAAGCCTTGCGCGCGGTCCTGAGGAGCCGGCCTTGA
- a CDS encoding 2Fe-2S iron-sulfur cluster-binding protein, which produces MNDAQASYTVTLVPTEWRFDAGADEAVVAAAARAGIRMPASCRNGTCRTCMCFLVEGEVAYPGGRPGLTADEISEGWILPCVGRARSDLRIELPDAELAAPSAPRPIMVGPRR; this is translated from the coding sequence ATGAACGATGCTCAGGCCTCATACACCGTCACGCTGGTGCCCACGGAATGGCGCTTCGACGCCGGCGCGGACGAAGCCGTGGTCGCGGCCGCCGCGCGCGCCGGCATCAGGATGCCCGCGTCGTGCCGCAATGGCACCTGCCGCACCTGCATGTGCTTCCTGGTCGAAGGGGAAGTCGCCTATCCCGGCGGAAGGCCGGGCCTGACGGCGGACGAAATATCAGAGGGTTGGATATTGCCCTGCGTGGGCAGGGCGCGCAGCGACCTGCGCATCGAACTGCCCGATGCCGAGCTGGCGGCACCGAGCGCGCCGCGTCCCATCATGGTGGGACCGCGGCGCTGA
- a CDS encoding tripartite tricarboxylate transporter substrate binding protein encodes MGSKSKAALAALALCAATVCQAQDTWPAKPITMIVPFPPGGVADTVARPVADAMSRTLKQTVVVENRAGAGGGLGMGVVARAEPDGYTVLMALSSISIIPEADRILGRSPMYQLRQFKPIARFTADPTVLVVRADSPWKTAREFIDDLRRPDATPVSYGSSGNYGTMHVPMEMLHGAAGIKVLHVPYGGAGPAIVALLGGQVQAVSTGPASVLQYIQAGKVRALATWGDTRLASLPDVPTLKELGYDVTFAQWSGLFVPAATPESIVQKLRAAAAAAANDPKVRDTIQQAGSPVLYLDAPQFQQYWDADAAKMTEAVRKIGKVE; translated from the coding sequence ATGGGATCGAAGTCCAAGGCGGCCTTGGCCGCGCTGGCGCTATGCGCCGCCACCGTCTGCCAGGCGCAGGACACCTGGCCGGCCAAACCCATCACGATGATCGTCCCCTTCCCGCCCGGCGGGGTCGCCGATACCGTGGCGCGGCCGGTCGCCGACGCCATGAGCCGCACGCTGAAACAGACCGTGGTGGTGGAAAACCGCGCCGGCGCCGGCGGCGGACTGGGCATGGGCGTGGTCGCGCGCGCGGAGCCCGACGGCTACACCGTGCTGATGGCCTTGTCTTCCATTTCCATCATTCCCGAAGCCGACCGCATACTGGGCCGCTCCCCCATGTACCAGTTGCGCCAGTTCAAGCCGATCGCGCGATTCACCGCGGATCCCACGGTGCTGGTGGTGCGCGCCGACAGCCCCTGGAAGACCGCGCGCGAGTTCATCGACGACCTGCGCCGGCCGGACGCCACGCCCGTGAGCTATGGATCGTCGGGCAACTACGGCACCATGCACGTGCCGATGGAGATGCTGCATGGCGCGGCGGGGATCAAGGTGCTGCACGTGCCCTATGGCGGGGCCGGGCCTGCCATCGTTGCGCTGCTGGGCGGTCAGGTACAGGCCGTGTCCACCGGCCCCGCGTCGGTGCTGCAATACATACAGGCGGGCAAGGTCAGGGCCCTGGCGACGTGGGGCGACACGCGGCTGGCGTCGCTGCCTGACGTGCCCACCTTGAAGGAACTGGGCTATGACGTCACGTTCGCCCAATGGTCAGGGCTGTTCGTGCCGGCGGCCACGCCGGAATCCATCGTGCAGAAACTGCGCGCGGCAGCCGCGGCCGCCGCCAACGACCCGAAGGTGCGCGATACGATCCAGCAGGCGGGCAGCCCGGTGCTTTATCTGGACGCGCCGCAGTTCCAGCAGTACTGGGATGCGGATGCCGCCAAGATGACCGAAGCCGTCCGCAAGATCGGCAAGGTCGAATAG
- a CDS encoding DUF2239 family protein, which yields MTLTVRTPCTAFAGHRRLAAGPLADVALAVKAALEEQVPEHANVLTFDDTTGQVIDIDTRGSRDDVLARLARAQAAMEAAAAGVARPAAAATGGEADAGGPGVDGPGVATPGVATPGVAGRSGSATGPSTRGRGRPRLGVIAREVTLLPRHWEWLNAQPGGASVALRKLVESGMRDHGLRERDRREAAYRFMSAMAGDMAGFEEATRALFAGDAPAMTRCMASWPDDVRAHALRLAYGE from the coding sequence ATGACACTGACCGTCCGTACCCCATGCACGGCCTTCGCCGGGCACCGCCGGCTGGCTGCCGGCCCGCTCGCCGACGTCGCCTTGGCCGTCAAGGCCGCGCTCGAAGAGCAGGTTCCCGAGCATGCGAATGTATTGACCTTCGACGACACCACTGGGCAGGTGATCGATATCGACACGCGGGGCAGCCGCGACGACGTGCTGGCACGCCTGGCGCGCGCCCAGGCCGCGATGGAGGCCGCCGCCGCGGGCGTCGCCAGGCCGGCGGCCGCCGCGACAGGGGGTGAGGCCGATGCAGGCGGTCCGGGCGTCGATGGGCCGGGCGTCGCTACGCCGGGCGTCGCTACGCCGGGCGTAGCCGGGCGGTCGGGGTCCGCGACCGGACCATCGACGCGCGGACGTGGACGTCCCCGGCTGGGCGTGATCGCCCGCGAGGTCACGCTCCTGCCCCGGCATTGGGAATGGTTGAATGCCCAGCCCGGCGGCGCGTCGGTCGCGCTGCGCAAGCTGGTCGAGTCCGGCATGCGCGATCACGGGCTGCGCGAACGCGACCGGCGCGAGGCGGCCTATCGCTTCATGTCGGCCATGGCCGGCGACATGGCCGGTTTCGAGGAAGCCACGCGCGCCCTGTTCGCGGGCGACGCGCCCGCCATGACACGATGCATGGCATCCTGGCCCGACGACGTGCGCGCGCATGCGCTGCGCCTGGCCTACGGCGAATAA
- a CDS encoding NYN domain-containing protein: MMASHDNVSMALFCDFENVALGVRDAHYEKFDIRLVLERLLLKGSIVIKKAYCDWDRYKPFKAPMHEANFELIEIPHVRQSGKNSADIRLVVDALDLCYTKSHVNTFVIISGDSDFSPLVSKLRENAKHVIGVGVKHSTSDLLIANCDEFIFYDDLVRENARTSARGATRESANGRRGGGDDRRRKEDVEARKTQAIDIAVETFEALMAERGDSGKIWASALKDAIKRRKPDFNESYYGFRAFGNLLEEAQSRGLLDVGRDEKSGTYVYRASIGGDGARDPRETRMSEGRVAPMTPMATETEASVAAPAGQAEQAEYAAAETSAPVPQDKPKRSSRRRTRSGGSAAADAPSDVNALREDATATIEATTPIAATAAIEAIEGTAPIRASSAKRSTEPASDVPPAGVPAGVDVDEPAKPKARAARKTPARPRRPRKTASTSET; this comes from the coding sequence ATGATGGCCTCCCACGACAACGTCAGCATGGCGCTGTTCTGCGATTTCGAAAACGTGGCGCTGGGCGTCCGTGACGCCCACTACGAAAAATTCGATATCCGGCTGGTGCTGGAACGCCTGCTGCTGAAAGGCAGCATCGTGATCAAGAAGGCGTATTGCGACTGGGACCGCTACAAGCCCTTCAAGGCGCCGATGCACGAGGCCAATTTCGAGCTGATCGAGATTCCTCACGTGCGGCAGTCGGGCAAGAATTCCGCCGACATCCGGCTGGTGGTCGATGCCCTGGACCTTTGCTATACGAAGTCGCACGTGAATACCTTCGTGATCATCAGTGGCGATTCGGATTTTTCGCCGCTGGTGTCCAAGCTTCGCGAAAACGCCAAGCACGTGATCGGCGTCGGCGTGAAGCACTCCACCTCGGACCTGCTGATCGCCAATTGCGACGAGTTCATTTTCTATGACGACCTCGTGCGCGAAAACGCCCGCACGTCCGCGCGCGGCGCGACCCGCGAAAGCGCGAACGGGCGACGCGGCGGCGGCGACGATCGCCGTCGCAAGGAAGACGTCGAGGCACGCAAGACGCAAGCCATCGATATCGCGGTCGAGACCTTCGAAGCCCTCATGGCCGAACGTGGCGACAGCGGCAAGATCTGGGCGTCGGCGTTGAAGGACGCCATCAAGCGCCGCAAGCCGGACTTCAACGAGTCGTACTATGGCTTCCGCGCCTTTGGCAATCTGCTGGAGGAAGCGCAGTCACGCGGACTGCTGGACGTGGGACGCGATGAGAAGTCCGGCACCTACGTCTACCGTGCCAGCATCGGCGGCGATGGCGCCCGTGACCCGCGGGAGACCAGGATGAGCGAAGGCCGCGTGGCGCCGATGACGCCGATGGCGACGGAGACGGAGGCCTCGGTAGCCGCCCCGGCCGGACAGGCCGAACAGGCCGAGTACGCGGCCGCGGAGACCAGCGCGCCGGTGCCCCAGGACAAGCCCAAGCGGTCGAGCCGGCGGCGCACGCGCTCCGGCGGCAGCGCGGCGGCCGATGCGCCGTCGGACGTGAACGCGCTACGCGAGGACGCGACCGCGACCATCGAGGCGACCACGCCAATCGCGGCGACCGCGGCGATCGAGGCAATCGAGGGAACCGCGCCGATCCGGGCATCCTCGGCGAAGAGATCGACGGAGCCCGCCAGCGACGTGCCGCCTGCCGGCGTTCCTGCCGGCGTCGACGTCGACGAGCCGGCCAAGCCCAAGGCCAGGGCCGCCCGCAAGACCCCCGCCCGTCCGCGCCGGCCACGCAAGACCGCCTCGACCAGCGAAACCTGA
- a CDS encoding Dps family protein — protein MKKPASSSKNSAKKSSLEKRRLAPLATPSDISANGTRDIAGAMNRLLADVFALYLKTKNFHWHVSGPHFRDYHLLLDEQATEIFAMTDAIAERIRKLGGSTLKSIGHIARTQRLLDNDAEYVQPLDMLAELQEDNKSLTSFMREVHDLCDEHRDIATASLIENWIDETEQRTWFLFETSRRGDATGH, from the coding sequence ATGAAGAAACCCGCAAGCAGCAGCAAGAACTCGGCCAAGAAAAGCAGCCTCGAAAAGCGCCGCCTGGCGCCTCTGGCCACGCCTTCGGATATCTCCGCCAACGGCACCCGCGATATCGCCGGCGCGATGAACCGCCTGTTGGCGGACGTGTTCGCCCTGTATCTGAAGACCAAGAACTTCCATTGGCACGTCAGCGGTCCGCACTTCCGCGACTATCACCTGCTGCTGGACGAGCAGGCCACCGAAATCTTCGCCATGACCGACGCGATCGCGGAACGCATCCGCAAGCTCGGCGGCTCGACCCTGAAGTCGATCGGGCACATCGCCCGTACCCAGCGCCTGCTGGACAACGACGCGGAATACGTGCAGCCGCTGGACATGCTGGCCGAACTGCAGGAAGACAACAAGAGCCTGACCAGCTTCATGCGCGAAGTGCATGACCTGTGCGACGAGCACCGCGACATCGCCACCGCCAGCCTGATCGAAAACTGGATCGACGAGACCGAACAGCGCACCTGGTTCCTCTTCGAAACCAGCCGCCGCGGCGACGCCACCGGCCATTGA